The Chryseobacterium sp. 52 genome includes a region encoding these proteins:
- a CDS encoding DUF3526 domain-containing protein: protein MTDFKITFLVAKHQFRGFQENGLKIFVTFYILILLGVWGSNYAQLNTTSIKNKEAKEGIDREWKDQDRSNHSAAHWGTFLFKPVNYLSLLESGTSIYSENYYRVEAHKRPQIHSNRLPDLEAFMRRPELNTEFFFQWLMPLFIIGLGFSCISSEREKGFLKLLSVQGAAFGHLVSGKFMALYLAVLLFTVPPFAVIMAGLIFENEPVNHLIRAVCWFGAYAVYFFLISGVVLLISTLSRSSWSSLMTNITLWIFCILLIPKFSSSVADGKYPLPSYHEFEHNIKTVFDKGLDNDGSYTVRSESYLKQHLREFKVNDISQLPEKIRFALDLIQAEAYENKVNSLYSGQVEKKFEQQQQFMDNMGMINPFIAVRQLSMGLSGTDVYHHIDFFNKAERYRNDMMDRLNRRELQLSISEKNQISNRNFYSSLPDFQYEYPSVGSVIRYHMTAVWSLFFWIILLIVSFGLIIKLNYFVNYEG, encoded by the coding sequence ATGACTGATTTTAAAATAACATTTTTAGTAGCTAAACATCAGTTTAGAGGATTTCAGGAAAACGGACTGAAAATATTTGTAACGTTTTATATTCTGATTTTACTGGGCGTTTGGGGAAGCAATTACGCACAGCTCAATACAACTTCTATTAAAAATAAGGAAGCTAAAGAAGGTATAGACAGAGAATGGAAAGATCAGGACCGGAGCAATCACAGTGCTGCACACTGGGGAACTTTCCTTTTTAAACCGGTAAATTATCTTTCACTTCTGGAATCGGGGACAAGTATTTATTCAGAAAACTATTATAGAGTTGAGGCGCATAAGCGTCCACAAATTCATTCTAACAGACTGCCGGATTTAGAAGCCTTTATGAGGAGGCCGGAGCTTAATACTGAATTTTTTTTTCAATGGCTGATGCCATTATTTATTATTGGTTTGGGATTTTCGTGCATCTCATCCGAACGAGAGAAAGGATTTTTAAAACTTCTGTCCGTTCAGGGTGCTGCATTTGGACATTTGGTTTCCGGAAAATTCATGGCTCTTTATCTGGCAGTTCTGTTATTTACGGTTCCTCCGTTTGCCGTCATCATGGCTGGTCTTATTTTTGAAAATGAACCCGTTAATCATTTGATAAGAGCGGTTTGTTGGTTCGGCGCATATGCGGTTTATTTCTTTCTTATTTCCGGAGTGGTGCTGTTGATTTCTACACTCAGCCGTTCGTCCTGGTCTTCGCTCATGACGAATATTACACTATGGATTTTTTGTATTCTGCTTATTCCAAAATTCAGCAGCTCAGTAGCAGACGGTAAATATCCGCTTCCTTCTTACCATGAATTTGAACATAACATCAAAACAGTCTTTGATAAAGGACTTGATAATGACGGATCTTATACTGTACGATCTGAAAGCTATTTAAAACAACATCTAAGAGAATTTAAAGTAAATGATATCAGCCAGTTGCCGGAGAAAATCCGTTTTGCTCTTGACCTGATACAGGCGGAGGCATATGAGAATAAAGTCAACTCATTGTATTCCGGACAGGTGGAAAAGAAATTTGAACAGCAACAACAATTTATGGATAACATGGGAATGATCAATCCGTTTATTGCAGTACGTCAATTATCCATGGGGCTTTCCGGAACGGATGTCTACCATCACATTGATTTTTTCAACAAAGCTGAACGCTACAGAAATGATATGATGGACAGGCTGAACAGAAGAGAATTACAGCTTTCCATTTCTGAGAAAAATCAAATAAGCAACAGGAATTTTTACAGCAGTCTTCCGGATTTTCAATATGAATATCCTTCTGTCGGGTCTGTGATCAGGTATCATATGACGGCGGTTTGGTCCTTGTTTTTTTGGATCATACTATTGATTGTATCCTTCGGATTGATTATTAAACTAAATTATTTTGTGAACTATGAAGGATAA
- a CDS encoding YybH family protein, with protein MSENFDRTHPAEAVRYFRHCILTGNLEGALHCFDKEAVYIERDGQEIKGLENIRIPLEHLCNWKPDIQGNKQKLTIVGDLAIWVDQWVLKASAPDGSLIEMDGATTCMMKKNEDGIWLWLVDNPFAGQVFEK; from the coding sequence ATGTCAGAAAACTTTGACAGAACCCATCCGGCGGAAGCTGTGCGTTATTTTAGACATTGTATCTTAACCGGAAATCTGGAAGGTGCTTTACATTGCTTCGATAAAGAAGCGGTCTATATTGAACGGGACGGTCAGGAAATAAAAGGATTGGAAAATATCAGAATACCTCTGGAACATTTGTGCAACTGGAAGCCTGACATACAAGGCAACAAACAGAAACTGACCATAGTCGGAGATCTTGCCATATGGGTGGATCAATGGGTTTTAAAAGCATCTGCACCAGATGGAAGCCTCATCGAAATGGATGGAGCAACCACCTGCATGATGAAAAAAAATGAAGATGGAATCTGGCTATGGCTGGTTGACAATCCATTTGCCGGACAGGTATTTGAGAAGTAA
- the dgt gene encoding dGTP triphosphohydrolase, with translation MNLNQIFTNQRTGNNPHTKASRTDFQRDFDRIIFSSAFRRLQNKTQVFPLPGSVFVHNRLTHSLEVSSVGRSLGSIIGEFIFDAYKNDLTEDSKNFYLHNLGNVIAAACLCHDVGNPAFGHSGEDAIASYFERNEKDLKTKFNEKEWADLVNFEGNANAIRVLAQRQQGKDEGGIQLTFSTLASIAKYPCEAVAKKKGIIHRKKFGFFQNEKDIFLEIAKSTNLILENEEPYIFKRHPFVWLVEAADDICYNIIDMEDAHRLGIVSTSDCENLFFELIKSESTDMDRVKNKLASISNENEKISYLRAKAINALINKSLEIYKHNFENILQGNLDNGLLDLYKSENRALQDIEAFSIEKIYNHKAVVEIENAGYNVMYELLDHFIPSILKPGDERKSYDIKALKLLPKQFVYEEGTDYQKVLGVIDFVSGMTDNFATDLYRKIKGIDIGMTV, from the coding sequence ATGAACTTAAACCAGATTTTCACCAATCAGCGTACAGGAAACAATCCACATACTAAAGCTTCAAGAACTGATTTTCAGAGAGATTTCGACAGAATTATCTTCTCTTCTGCGTTCAGAAGACTGCAGAATAAAACGCAGGTTTTTCCTCTTCCCGGAAGTGTTTTTGTACACAACAGGCTGACACACTCGCTGGAAGTTTCGTCAGTAGGCCGAAGTTTGGGAAGTATTATCGGAGAATTTATCTTTGATGCCTATAAAAATGACCTTACGGAAGACTCCAAAAATTTTTATCTTCATAATTTAGGAAATGTAATTGCTGCGGCCTGTTTATGTCATGATGTAGGAAATCCGGCGTTCGGACATTCGGGTGAAGATGCCATTGCAAGCTATTTTGAAAGGAATGAGAAAGATCTGAAAACGAAATTTAATGAAAAGGAATGGGCAGATCTGGTCAATTTTGAAGGAAATGCCAATGCGATAAGAGTTCTGGCACAGCGTCAGCAGGGAAAAGATGAAGGAGGTATCCAGCTTACCTTTTCTACACTCGCAAGTATTGCCAAATATCCGTGTGAAGCCGTTGCCAAGAAAAAAGGAATTATCCACAGAAAGAAATTCGGGTTTTTCCAAAACGAAAAAGATATTTTTCTGGAAATTGCAAAAAGCACGAATCTTATTCTCGAAAACGAAGAACCTTATATATTCAAAAGACATCCTTTCGTATGGCTTGTTGAAGCAGCAGACGATATCTGTTATAATATTATTGATATGGAAGATGCCCACAGATTGGGGATCGTATCCACTTCAGACTGTGAAAACCTGTTTTTTGAACTGATCAAATCTGAAAGTACAGATATGGACAGGGTGAAAAATAAGCTGGCTTCCATTTCCAACGAAAATGAGAAAATTTCTTATCTGAGAGCAAAAGCAATCAATGCTTTAATCAATAAATCACTTGAGATCTACAAGCATAATTTTGAAAATATTCTTCAGGGAAATCTGGATAACGGGCTTCTTGATCTGTATAAATCTGAGAACCGTGCATTGCAGGACATTGAAGCATTCTCTATTGAAAAAATCTATAACCATAAAGCGGTGGTAGAAATTGAAAATGCCGGGTATAATGTAATGTATGAGCTCCTTGATCATTTTATTCCTTCGATTCTTAAGCCAGGGGATGAGAGGAAATCTTACGATATAAAAGCATTGAAACTCCTTCCGAAACAATTCGTCTATGAAGAAGGTACAGACTATCAGAAAGTCCTGGGTGTGATTGATTTTGTCTCAGGAATGACAGATAATTTTGCCACCGATCTTTACAGAAAAATCAAAGGAATTGATATCGGAATGACGGTGTAA
- a CDS encoding ABC transporter permease: MKDKMMLLLYEWKHISRQSAVWILFFFFFVIGGYAIYSGNVLTHKKLEAIKEAKKESVKDYHYALKAFTDTAGADKKQQAENAGNPYVIDYRYPRVAYDYPYPLTGLASGIKDITPVTEKVNYYTDYAAVDREMINPSILFEGRLDLLYVNLYLIPLLIIVLVYNVISSEKETGISNLLIVQGGTLRHVLFGKILIRFILVFGAALAVNALGMQLSPSGFPSVKDAFLWIFLLFSYCVFWISLCFVIISLDRNSVFNVFSCIACWIFLMFLLPLVINKTAQLKYPSDLKLLDLEEKDRQISDEVWAMKPKIVVDSFYRNFPKYTSAYTPSDTIDNQNDAFFAGYYYIKQNRMKAVIDSLWEGDNKANQMAYRLIRYNPVQSTEHLFTLLARTSRTDYQGYKQDVQDFRYVWQTFFYSRVFSMKNGKRIVSGLSPEELTTLPVFKIKHHEVRISEFFYGTLILWVISWGCFTAGLVLIRKFKQ, translated from the coding sequence ATGAAGGATAAGATGATGTTGCTGTTATACGAATGGAAACACATTTCCCGGCAGTCTGCTGTATGGATTCTCTTCTTTTTTTTCTTCGTGATCGGAGGTTACGCCATTTATTCAGGGAATGTATTGACCCACAAGAAATTGGAAGCCATTAAAGAAGCAAAGAAAGAATCTGTCAAAGATTACCATTATGCATTGAAGGCTTTTACAGATACAGCTGGGGCTGATAAAAAACAACAGGCGGAAAATGCCGGAAACCCTTATGTAATAGATTACAGATATCCACGTGTGGCTTATGATTATCCATATCCGCTCACGGGTCTTGCTTCCGGGATAAAAGATATAACTCCGGTTACAGAAAAGGTAAATTATTATACAGATTATGCGGCTGTAGACCGGGAAATGATCAATCCTTCCATTCTTTTTGAAGGACGTTTGGATCTTTTATATGTCAATCTTTATTTAATTCCGCTCCTGATTATTGTTTTGGTTTATAATGTGATTTCCTCAGAAAAAGAAACAGGAATCAGTAATCTCCTGATTGTTCAGGGGGGAACTTTAAGGCATGTACTGTTTGGAAAAATTCTGATCCGTTTTATATTGGTTTTTGGTGCAGCTTTAGCGGTGAATGCTTTGGGCATGCAGCTTTCTCCATCAGGCTTTCCTTCCGTTAAAGATGCTTTTCTATGGATTTTTTTACTGTTCTCCTATTGCGTATTCTGGATATCCTTGTGTTTTGTTATTATTTCCCTGGATAGAAACAGTGTATTCAACGTATTCTCCTGCATAGCATGCTGGATTTTCCTGATGTTTTTGCTGCCTCTGGTTATTAATAAGACGGCTCAGCTGAAATATCCTTCTGATCTTAAGCTTCTTGATCTCGAAGAAAAAGACAGACAGATCAGTGATGAAGTCTGGGCGATGAAGCCTAAAATAGTTGTAGACAGTTTTTACAGAAACTTTCCGAAATATACTTCAGCCTATACTCCTTCGGATACGATTGATAATCAGAATGATGCTTTCTTTGCTGGTTACTATTATATCAAACAAAACCGTATGAAGGCAGTTATTGATTCTCTATGGGAGGGAGATAACAAAGCCAATCAAATGGCGTATAGATTAATCAGATATAATCCTGTTCAGAGTACAGAACATCTTTTTACTCTTTTAGCCAGAACAAGCCGCACAGATTATCAGGGCTATAAACAGGATGTTCAGGATTTCCGCTATGTATGGCAGACCTTTTTCTACAGCAGGGTTTTTTCTATGAAAAATGGGAAAAGAATAGTGTCCGGATTATCACCAGAAGAGCTTACCACACTGCCCGTCTTTAAAATTAAGCACCATGAAGTAAGAATATCAGAGTTCTTCTATGGAACATTGATTCTATGGGTGATAAGTTGGGGTTGTTTCACGGCAGGATTAGTACTGATCAGAAAATTTAAACAATAA
- a CDS encoding AAA family ATPase — protein sequence MNLYNLIIQDKEEVTLNDVFLGNDNREQLAQLIKEHTYVKELQEYGLPVNNKILLQGNSGCGKTMTAKAVANALGKNILILNLSNIVSSRIGETSQNIKMIFDKAARERSVLFLDELDQIGKARGSDDKDVGEMRRLVNTLIQLIDYYPENALLLCATNHAEIIDTALLRRFQLKINYEMPSAEFLDTYYNNLLSKFPEDLRNIGRKYKISFAEAKDHAFTAVKSALIKKLESQQITPS from the coding sequence ATGAATCTGTACAATCTCATCATTCAGGACAAAGAGGAAGTAACCCTCAACGATGTATTTCTCGGCAACGATAACAGAGAGCAACTGGCTCAGCTCATCAAAGAACATACTTATGTGAAAGAACTTCAGGAATACGGGCTTCCGGTAAATAATAAGATCCTTTTGCAGGGAAATTCGGGTTGCGGAAAAACCATGACCGCTAAAGCTGTTGCCAATGCTTTAGGCAAAAATATCCTGATCTTAAATCTCAGCAATATTGTTTCTTCGCGTATCGGGGAAACTTCACAGAATATTAAAATGATATTTGACAAAGCCGCCAGGGAAAGATCTGTTTTGTTTCTGGATGAGCTGGATCAGATTGGAAAAGCAAGAGGAAGTGACGACAAAGATGTAGGAGAAATGAGAAGGCTGGTGAACACACTGATCCAATTGATTGATTATTATCCCGAAAATGCTCTACTGCTTTGCGCCACCAATCACGCAGAGATCATTGATACGGCTTTATTGAGACGTTTTCAGCTTAAGATCAATTATGAAATGCCTTCGGCTGAGTTTCTGGACACCTACTACAACAACCTTCTATCCAAGTTTCCGGAAGATCTGAGAAACATCGGGAGAAAGTACAAGATTTCTTTTGCCGAAGCGAAAGATCATGCTTTTACAGCCGTAAAATCGGCGCTCATCAAAAAACTGGAATCCCAACAAATTACACCGTCATGA
- a CDS encoding DMT family transporter, with the protein MGRSYIFLALAIVFEIIATTFLKKSEEFSKLWPSVIMVVGYAAAFYFLSLTLRQIPVGITYAIWSGVGIVFITLIGIIAFKQVPDLPAIIGIALIVIGVIVINVFSKMGTH; encoded by the coding sequence ATGGGACGCAGTTATATCTTTCTTGCCTTAGCGATTGTATTTGAGATCATCGCTACAACGTTTTTGAAAAAATCTGAAGAATTTTCAAAGCTTTGGCCTTCTGTGATTATGGTGGTAGGATATGCGGCAGCATTTTATTTCCTGAGTCTTACTCTCCGTCAAATTCCTGTAGGAATTACATATGCTATATGGTCCGGAGTCGGGATTGTATTTATAACACTGATTGGCATTATTGCATTTAAGCAGGTACCGGATCTGCCGGCCATCATTGGAATTGCATTAATCGTTATTGGAGTAATTGTAATTAATGTGTTCTCAAAAATGGGAACACATTAA
- a CDS encoding LytR/AlgR family response regulator transcription factor, translating to MNCIIVDDEPLARAEMRSLITETSKIEILGEFSNAPSALDFLKTNDVDLIFLDIEMPMVTGLEFAEMMPKKALIIFTTAYSQYALKSYEFDAIDYLLKPIDKNRLEKAINKAVLYQQLLSQDTVKNTVESNTDDFLFIKADRRFYKINFTDIKFIEGLKDYVVIHTRHQKLITAMNLKTIHQKISSGSFIRVSKSYVVNIDYIESFDNHSIYIGDSEIPLGEVYKAAFFVKYTGGSLNPET from the coding sequence ATGAACTGTATTATAGTAGATGACGAGCCGTTGGCAAGAGCAGAAATGCGCTCACTGATCACTGAAACTTCGAAGATCGAGATCCTTGGAGAATTTTCCAACGCACCTTCCGCACTGGATTTTCTCAAAACCAATGACGTGGATCTTATTTTTCTTGATATTGAAATGCCTATGGTAACAGGACTGGAATTTGCCGAAATGATGCCGAAAAAGGCTCTGATTATTTTCACGACAGCCTATTCCCAGTATGCCTTAAAGAGCTATGAATTTGATGCAATTGATTATTTATTAAAACCTATTGACAAAAACCGTCTTGAAAAGGCCATTAATAAAGCTGTTTTGTATCAGCAGCTTTTGTCACAGGACACCGTAAAGAACACCGTTGAATCCAATACGGATGATTTTTTGTTTATAAAAGCAGACCGGAGGTTTTATAAAATCAATTTTACAGATATTAAATTTATCGAAGGCCTCAAAGATTATGTCGTCATTCATACCCGGCATCAAAAGCTCATCACCGCAATGAATCTCAAAACCATTCATCAAAAAATTTCTTCCGGATCTTTTATACGGGTGAGCAAATCATATGTTGTCAACATCGATTATATAGAGTCATTTGATAATCATAGTATTTATATTGGTGACTCGGAGATTCCTTTGGGAGAGGTGTACAAAGCTGCTTTTTTTGTCAAATACACTGGAGGATCATTAAATCCTGAAACATAG
- a CDS encoding DUF6268 family outer membrane beta-barrel protein → MKILKKALVPFAILPLKNISYAQKRDSIPIKVRAFIADKFPQTRDLYADFTQVTPHHFSSKLMGTDLPENKMKSFQQLKAGANIYFFKKKTWMLSTSLNYRYMAFNTETPVLQEANTKNDFHYHTEAINFNYFSTLFKKTAIYTASASVDGSDQHFERVRGMVTASIVLKATPKTKMLVGIAGMIDPSSQVPILPIFTYEHKFNNGLVLDVLLPKKVLIRKDVFANGRLSLGTEMDNTSFYIYRNRKTYEFRQIEINSGVTYEHNLGGNFIGTFKTGIRNVPQARVFDKEESIKDYIFEADYQSSFYVNVGISYNPFGKPRAK, encoded by the coding sequence ATGAAAATATTAAAAAAAGCCCTGGTTCCGTTTGCGATCCTTCCTTTAAAAAACATCTCATATGCCCAAAAAAGAGATAGTATTCCGATTAAAGTAAGGGCATTTATTGCAGATAAATTTCCGCAGACCCGAGATCTTTATGCTGATTTTACCCAAGTTACACCTCATCATTTTTCCTCAAAACTTATGGGTACAGATCTCCCGGAAAACAAAATGAAAAGCTTTCAACAGCTAAAAGCCGGGGCCAATATTTATTTTTTCAAAAAGAAAACCTGGATGCTGAGTACTTCTCTGAATTACCGGTATATGGCATTCAATACCGAAACACCTGTTTTACAGGAAGCGAACACTAAGAATGATTTTCATTATCATACTGAAGCCATTAATTTCAATTATTTCTCAACACTATTCAAAAAGACGGCCATCTATACTGCTTCTGCTTCTGTGGATGGAAGTGATCAGCATTTTGAAAGAGTCAGAGGTATGGTTACTGCTTCTATCGTGTTAAAGGCAACTCCAAAGACTAAAATGCTCGTAGGTATTGCCGGTATGATTGATCCCAGTTCCCAGGTTCCGATCCTTCCTATCTTTACGTATGAACACAAATTCAATAACGGTTTAGTGCTTGATGTTTTACTTCCTAAAAAGGTTTTGATAAGAAAGGATGTTTTCGCCAATGGGAGATTGTCTTTAGGAACAGAAATGGACAATACTTCCTTTTATATATACAGGAATCGCAAAACGTATGAATTTCGTCAGATTGAGATCAATTCCGGGGTCACGTATGAGCATAATCTTGGTGGCAATTTCATAGGAACTTTTAAAACCGGTATCAGAAATGTACCCCAGGCAAGAGTCTTTGACAAAGAAGAATCTATTAAAGATTATATTTTCGAAGCTGATTATCAATCTTCATTTTATGTGAATGTCGGAATATCTTATAATCCTTTTGGAAAACCCCGAGCAAAATAA
- a CDS encoding Fur family transcriptional regulator has translation MKQSRNTIARKEITRLIHDSGVALSHAELQVLLDGLCDRVTTYRVLERLMDEGIIHKVVDIDGTIKYAECHTCTTEIHHHDHLHFSCEQCKTVTCVEDVEPKIKLPVSYKVHKINLTVSGICPNCQ, from the coding sequence ATGAAACAGTCTAGAAATACAATAGCAAGAAAAGAAATAACAAGGCTTATCCACGACTCCGGAGTCGCTTTGTCCCATGCGGAATTGCAGGTTCTATTGGATGGACTCTGCGACCGGGTAACGACATACAGAGTACTTGAAAGATTAATGGATGAAGGCATCATCCATAAAGTAGTTGATATTGATGGTACTATAAAGTATGCAGAATGTCATACCTGTACAACGGAAATCCATCATCACGACCATCTGCATTTCAGCTGCGAACAGTGTAAGACGGTCACTTGTGTAGAAGATGTTGAGCCAAAGATTAAATTACCAGTTAGCTATAAGGTTCATAAAATCAATCTGACTGTATCCGGGATCTGCCCGAACTGTCAGTAA
- a CDS encoding class I SAM-dependent methyltransferase — protein sequence MTDNTWLERWNDRYSSEEFAYGTEPNNYLKEQLKKLEAGSILFPAEGEGRNAVFAATKGWNVSAFDISSEGKSKALQLAENYNVTIDYQVGELQALNFQVEQFDAVALIYAHFPAEIKSSIHKMLDLYLRKGGIMIFEAFSKNHLEYVLKNEKVGGPKDIGSLFSIDEIKADFPDYDIIELEEKEIELSEGLFHNGTGSVIRFVGKKR from the coding sequence ATGACCGACAACACATGGCTAGAAAGATGGAACGACAGATACAGCAGCGAAGAGTTTGCTTATGGAACAGAGCCCAATAATTATTTAAAGGAACAGTTAAAAAAGCTGGAAGCCGGATCTATTCTGTTTCCTGCCGAAGGCGAAGGACGGAATGCTGTTTTTGCCGCTACAAAAGGATGGAACGTCTCCGCCTTTGATATCAGCAGTGAGGGTAAGAGCAAAGCTTTACAGCTGGCAGAAAACTATAATGTAACTATTGATTATCAAGTTGGCGAACTTCAGGCTTTGAATTTCCAGGTGGAACAGTTTGATGCCGTTGCGCTTATTTATGCCCATTTTCCGGCAGAAATCAAGTCGTCTATTCATAAAATGCTGGATCTGTATCTTCGTAAAGGAGGTATTATGATATTCGAAGCATTCAGCAAAAATCATCTGGAGTATGTTTTGAAAAACGAGAAAGTAGGCGGACCGAAAGATATAGGTTCTTTATTTTCTATTGATGAGATCAAAGCTGATTTCCCTGATTATGATATCATAGAACTGGAAGAAAAAGAAATAGAGCTCAGCGAAGGTTTATTTCATAACGGAACAGGTTCTGTTATCAGATTTGTAGGAAAAAAAAGATAA
- a CDS encoding ABC transporter ATP-binding protein, whose translation MIKIENTSKSYNGKEAVKGLSLSIAQGEIYGLLGPNGAGKSTTLNILLGFLKPDSGLTLLNNINTSTDAKEAREIIGYIPENVNLYPYLTGVENLYYFCKLAGKNYTTEELSDLLYECGLQRDSHNKKTKAYSKGMRQKVGIAIAYAKKAKVYLLDEPASGLDPLASNELSALLKKLAEEGAAILMASHDIFRVRETCSRIGILKNGVLVKEMNTSLVSASELEKIYLDYMQT comes from the coding sequence ATGATCAAGATTGAAAACACAAGCAAATCATATAATGGAAAAGAGGCGGTGAAGGGACTTTCCTTATCCATTGCACAAGGCGAAATCTATGGTTTACTTGGACCGAATGGAGCCGGAAAATCCACCACTCTGAATATACTGCTGGGTTTCTTAAAACCAGATTCCGGGCTTACTCTCCTCAATAATATCAATACCAGTACAGATGCAAAAGAAGCTAGAGAAATAATTGGGTATATCCCTGAGAATGTCAATCTCTATCCCTATTTAACCGGGGTGGAAAACCTTTATTATTTCTGTAAACTGGCGGGCAAAAATTACACGACAGAAGAACTTTCTGATCTTCTGTATGAATGTGGACTCCAAAGGGATTCGCATAATAAGAAAACCAAAGCTTATTCTAAAGGAATGAGGCAGAAAGTAGGTATTGCTATTGCTTATGCAAAAAAAGCCAAAGTGTATTTACTGGATGAACCGGCAAGTGGTCTGGATCCTTTAGCCAGTAATGAACTTTCTGCTTTGCTTAAAAAGCTGGCTGAAGAAGGAGCTGCAATACTAATGGCTTCTCATGATATTTTCAGAGTCAGAGAAACCTGCAGCCGTATTGGAATTCTTAAAAACGGAGTATTGGTGAAAGAAATGAATACATCCCTGGTATCTGCCAGTGAGCTGGAAAAAATATATCTGGATTATATGCAGACCTGA
- a CDS encoding sensor histidine kinase, protein MKNDTKRFNEMLAMDFLVEDRFRLRRHLSFIIFFFFLLYSTRFWRWYSGMYQYYALFIVYIVLVAMLYINVYVLVPKFFFRKKYVTYLILLLLMGIFGLNMIGMGFKYFFEDFKLKPYRGEGEKGSLYEGVLMCVPLIMTTTTVKLLQKWINDTKRITELSNVTLQMELNELRNQINPHFLFNMLNNVKALIRTDPEKASTVIVKLSEFLRYQLYENGEEKTLLVSEIDFLSNFLNLEKIRRDHFSFDINAETESRMIKSTFIPPNLFTTFVENAVKHSVDISSDGSYVKIDIRVENKILHFTCTNSMNPNLAVSNVKYSGLGLANIKRRLELLYGNTFELETSSGEKEYTVNLKIPV, encoded by the coding sequence ATGAAAAACGATACAAAAAGATTTAATGAAATGCTTGCCATGGATTTTCTGGTGGAAGACAGATTTCGTCTCCGCAGGCATTTGTCGTTCATTATTTTCTTTTTTTTCCTGCTGTACAGCACAAGGTTCTGGCGGTGGTACTCAGGAATGTATCAGTACTACGCTTTATTCATTGTATATATAGTACTCGTTGCGATGTTGTATATTAATGTATATGTCCTGGTTCCTAAGTTTTTCTTTAGAAAAAAATATGTCACTTATCTTATTTTACTTCTGCTGATGGGGATTTTCGGACTGAATATGATAGGGATGGGCTTTAAATATTTCTTCGAAGATTTCAAATTGAAACCTTACAGAGGAGAAGGTGAGAAAGGCAGTCTTTATGAGGGTGTACTGATGTGTGTTCCCCTTATTATGACCACAACTACAGTGAAGCTGCTTCAGAAATGGATTAATGATACCAAAAGGATCACAGAACTCAGTAATGTTACTTTACAAATGGAGCTGAATGAACTCCGCAATCAGATCAATCCGCATTTTCTCTTTAATATGCTGAATAATGTGAAAGCACTCATCAGAACAGATCCTGAAAAGGCATCCACCGTTATTGTCAAGCTGTCAGAATTTCTTAGGTATCAGTTATATGAAAATGGTGAAGAGAAAACCCTGCTGGTTTCCGAAATAGATTTTCTGTCTAATTTTCTCAACCTTGAAAAGATAAGACGTGATCATTTTTCCTTTGATATCAATGCAGAGACGGAAAGCAGAATGATAAAGAGTACTTTTATTCCGCCCAATTTATTTACCACCTTTGTTGAGAACGCGGTGAAGCACAGTGTGGATATCAGCAGCGACGGATCTTATGTTAAAATAGACATTCGTGTTGAAAATAAGATTCTTCACTTTACCTGTACCAATTCCATGAATCCAAATCTGGCTGTATCCAATGTTAAATACAGCGGACTGGGACTTGCCAATATCAAAAGAAGACTTGAGCTCCTGTATGGCAATACCTTTGAGCTTGAGACCTCTTCCGGAGAAAAAGAATATACTGTTAATTTAAAAATTCCTGTATGA